A part of Ascaphus truei isolate aAscTru1 unplaced genomic scaffold, aAscTru1.hap1 HAP1_SCAFFOLD_702, whole genome shotgun sequence genomic DNA contains:
- the LOC142485999 gene encoding histone H2B 1.1-like, which produces MPEPAKSAPAAKKGSKKAVTKTQKKDGKKRRKSRKESYAIYVYKVLKQVHPDTGISSKAMGIMNSFVNDIFERIAGESSRLAHYNKRSTITSREIQTAVRLLLPGELAKHAVSEGTKAVTKYTSAK; this is translated from the coding sequence ATGCCTGAACCAGCCAAGTCTGCGCCAGCGGCCAAGAAGGGCTCTAAGAAAGCCGTGACCAAGACCCagaagaaggatgggaagaaGCGTAGGAAGAGCAGGAAGGAAAGTTACGCCATCTACGTGTACAAAGTGCTGAAGCAGGTTCACCCTGACACCGGCATCTCCTCCAAGGCCATGGGCATCatgaactcctttgtgaatgaTATCTTCGAGCGCATCGCAGGGGAATCGTCCCGTCTGGCTCATTACAACAAGCGCTCGACCATCACTTCCCGGGAGATCCAGACCGCTGTGCGCCTGCTGCTGCCGGGAGAGCTGGCCAAGCACGCCGTGTCCGAGGGCACCAAGGCGGTCACCAAGTACACCAGCGCCAAGTAA
- the LOC142485994 gene encoding histone H2A type 1-like yields the protein MSGRGKQGGKTRAKAKTRSSRAGLQFPVGRVHRLLRKGNYAQRVGAGAPVYLAAVLEYLTAEILELAGNAARDNKKSRIIPRHLQLAVRNDEELNRLLGGVTIAQGGVLPNIQAVLLPKKTESHKPAKSSK from the coding sequence ATGTCTGGAAGAGGCAAACAAGGCGGGAAAACTCGCGCCAAGGCCAAGACGCGCTCATCTCGGGCTGGGCTGCAGTTCCCAGTCGGCCGTGTGCACAGGCTTCTTCGGAAGGGAAATTATGCTCAGCGTGTGGGGGCCGGAGCCCCGGTCTATTTGGCTGCAGTGCTGGAGTATCTGACCGCTGAGATCCTGGAGTTGGCCGGTAACGCCGCCCGGGACAATAAGAAGTCCCGCATCATCCCCCGGCACCTGCAGCTCGCTGTGCGGAACGACGAGGAGCTGAACAGGCTGCTCGGAGGGGTCACCATCGCTCAGGGGGGTGTCCTGCCCAACATCCAGGCCGTGCTACTGCCCAAGAAAACCGAGAGCCACAAACCGGCCAAGAGCAGCAAGTGA